The following are encoded in a window of Maridesulfovibrio ferrireducens genomic DNA:
- a CDS encoding IscA/HesB family protein: MVEITEAASKQLESYFADKERTPIRIYLSTGGUAGPRLALALDEPKDTDENLDAAGFTFLIDKELNGQGSPFKVDLSYSGFVITSAMEMGAGGECGSCSGTCG, from the coding sequence ATGGTTGAAATAACAGAAGCTGCCTCTAAACAGCTTGAAAGCTACTTTGCAGATAAAGAAAGAACCCCTATACGCATCTACCTCTCTACAGGTGGCTGAGCAGGCCCCAGATTGGCATTGGCTCTGGATGAGCCAAAAGACACTGACGAGAACCTTGATGCAGCGGGATTCACCTTTCTGATAGACAAAGAACTTAACGGACAGGGAAGCCCTTTCAAAGTCGACCTTAGCTATAGCGGATTTGTTATCACTTCTGCTATGGAAATGGGCGCCGGCGGAGAATGTGGTTCATGTTCAGGAACCTGCGGTTAA
- a CDS encoding CBS domain-containing protein, whose protein sequence is MYVGLKMLKDFVTVTPETLVKDADKLLEDNQLWMLLVKDGDELVGYVTKEDVRAALPSVISSLEKHELNYLLSKITVRDVVRKNITTIPPETDIEAAADLMYEMNLSGLAVVDKEEKLIGYINRNKMLEVLVEEMGLKQGGSRIVVEAEERTGVLYELAGIISNMKYSIISTGLFYHKNRRMVVVRVDTEDPSPIIEALRERGHKVVGPDDFKHEWKS, encoded by the coding sequence ATGTATGTAGGACTGAAAATGCTCAAGGATTTTGTTACGGTAACTCCTGAAACTTTAGTGAAGGATGCGGACAAACTTCTCGAAGATAATCAGTTGTGGATGCTTCTTGTCAAAGATGGTGACGAACTGGTTGGTTATGTCACAAAAGAGGACGTCCGGGCCGCTTTGCCCTCAGTTATCAGCTCTCTTGAAAAGCATGAGCTGAATTACTTGCTCAGTAAAATTACTGTCAGGGACGTAGTTCGTAAAAACATAACCACAATTCCGCCTGAAACCGACATCGAAGCTGCTGCAGATCTTATGTATGAGATGAATCTTTCTGGTCTGGCCGTGGTGGATAAAGAAGAAAAACTCATCGGCTATATTAACCGGAACAAGATGCTGGAAGTTCTTGTCGAAGAAATGGGACTTAAGCAAGGTGGTTCGCGTATTGTCGTTGAGGCGGAAGAAAGGACCGGAGTTCTTTATGAACTCGCTGGAATTATTTCAAATATGAAATACAGCATTATCAGTACCGGATTATTTTACCATAAAAACCGCAGAATGGTTGTTGTTCGTGTGGATACTGAAGACCCTTCCCCTATAATAGAAGCTTTAAGGGAACGCGGGCATAAGGTTGTCGGTCCCGATGACTTTAAACATGAATGGAAATCATAG
- a CDS encoding hydrogenase maturation nickel metallochaperone HypA, whose translation MHEMSIAQSIHTIVLEELEKHPDATLKKVLVNNGALAGIVSEALTFGWEAITMDTPLQGSILVVNEIPIKVSCGSCQKEFTPNDRLYMPCPDCGLEIGHKVLQGKELQIEGIEIE comes from the coding sequence ATGCATGAAATGTCAATAGCTCAAAGCATACATACGATAGTCCTAGAGGAATTAGAGAAGCACCCGGATGCCACACTTAAAAAAGTATTGGTAAACAACGGAGCTCTCGCGGGAATCGTCTCAGAAGCTCTGACCTTTGGCTGGGAAGCCATTACCATGGATACCCCGCTTCAAGGCTCGATTCTCGTTGTTAACGAAATCCCTATAAAAGTCAGTTGCGGCTCATGCCAGAAAGAGTTTACCCCCAACGATAGACTTTACATGCCCTGCCCTGACTGCGGTCTCGAAATCGGACATAAAGTTCTTCAAGGAAAAGAATTGCAGATCGAAGGTATCGAGATTGAATAA
- the hypB gene encoding hydrogenase nickel incorporation protein HypB — protein MSEIPIVRNILEANDRIAAELNKFFTEKKILCLNLMSSPGSGKTSLLEKTLADLKGEFKMAVIEGDLQTDNDARRVAATGAQAVQINTEGGCHLNSNQVKEALSLIDTDGLDILFVENVGNLVCPAEFNVGEHHKVTLLTVTEGDDKPEKYPLMFHISSVMILNKIDLLPYVDFDLEKAKKHARKLNSDISIFPLSCRSREGLEGWYQWLREARASKA, from the coding sequence ATGAGTGAAATACCTATTGTACGAAATATTTTAGAAGCCAACGATAGAATCGCAGCGGAACTGAATAAATTTTTTACTGAGAAAAAGATCTTGTGTCTGAATCTCATGAGTTCCCCAGGATCAGGTAAAACCAGCCTTCTGGAAAAAACCCTCGCAGACCTCAAGGGTGAATTCAAAATGGCTGTTATCGAAGGTGATCTTCAAACAGATAACGATGCCCGTCGCGTAGCAGCGACCGGAGCACAGGCTGTACAGATCAATACTGAAGGCGGCTGCCATCTTAATTCAAATCAGGTAAAAGAAGCTCTTTCTCTTATCGATACCGATGGACTGGATATTCTTTTTGTAGAAAACGTCGGAAACCTCGTATGCCCTGCAGAATTCAATGTAGGTGAGCATCACAAAGTTACACTGCTGACTGTAACTGAGGGCGATGATAAACCTGAAAAATATCCTCTCATGTTTCATATTTCTTCTGTCATGATCCTCAACAAAATAGACTTGCTTCCATATGTTGATTTTGACCTTGAAAAGGCAAAAAAGCATGCCCGCAAGCTAAACAGTGACATTTCTATCTTCCCTCTTTCCTGCCGCTCACGCGAAGGACTTGAAGGTTGGTACCAATGGCTCAGAGAAGCCAGAGCATCAAAGGCATAA
- a CDS encoding sigma-54 interaction domain-containing protein → MRFPSNLPCSAVLDSLADGVFTVDKEWNITFFNEAASRITGIHCEEAVGYKCWEVFHSSLCDGNCALRSCMKHNGRISNKSIFFIHADGKKVPVSISAAPLVDSAGKIIGGVESFRDLTDIQIMRREVQDSWRFEDIIGKSKPLAKVFSIMPQVSKSEATVLLLGESGTGKELFARAIHNLSDRKHGPFVAVNCGALPDNLLESELFGYKAGAFTDARKDKPGRFELAAGGTIFLDEIGDMPPKLQVKLLRVLQEKTFEPLGAVSSVNANVRIVAATNRNLAELVENGTFRQDLFYRLNVVTLNLPSLKQRAEDIPLLINHFINRLNALQGKNIDGLSEDSLQILMRHPYPGNVRELENILEFAFILCPSGFIQIEHLPEYLQPQLKSSLSSGDQPMTLEEVKCLAISRALERNNGKKMATCRELGISKDTLRRSISRCEEMDA, encoded by the coding sequence ATGAGATTTCCCAGCAACCTTCCTTGTTCTGCAGTACTCGACTCCCTCGCAGACGGAGTTTTCACTGTGGACAAAGAATGGAACATTACGTTCTTCAATGAAGCCGCCAGCCGAATCACAGGAATCCACTGTGAAGAAGCTGTCGGCTACAAATGTTGGGAAGTATTTCACTCCAGCCTGTGCGACGGGAATTGTGCACTGCGCTCCTGCATGAAGCACAACGGACGAATCAGTAACAAATCTATCTTCTTTATCCACGCTGACGGTAAAAAAGTACCTGTATCCATAAGCGCGGCCCCGCTTGTTGATTCCGCGGGCAAGATTATCGGCGGAGTAGAAAGCTTTCGAGATCTCACTGACATTCAAATTATGCGCCGCGAAGTTCAGGACTCGTGGAGATTTGAAGACATTATCGGTAAAAGCAAACCCCTTGCCAAAGTTTTTTCAATAATGCCGCAGGTAAGTAAAAGCGAAGCTACCGTTTTGCTTTTAGGCGAATCCGGCACAGGAAAAGAACTCTTTGCCAGAGCCATTCATAATCTCAGCGACCGTAAACACGGCCCATTCGTTGCCGTAAACTGCGGAGCTTTACCTGACAATCTGCTCGAATCTGAACTTTTCGGATATAAGGCCGGAGCATTTACTGATGCCCGTAAAGATAAACCAGGAAGGTTTGAACTTGCAGCCGGTGGCACTATTTTTCTTGATGAAATTGGAGATATGCCGCCAAAACTTCAGGTAAAACTACTTAGAGTCCTTCAGGAAAAAACTTTTGAGCCGTTGGGCGCTGTCTCCAGCGTTAATGCTAACGTTAGAATTGTAGCTGCTACAAACCGCAATCTTGCAGAACTTGTAGAAAATGGAACCTTCCGTCAGGATCTATTTTACAGGCTTAACGTTGTAACCCTCAATCTTCCATCTCTTAAACAACGGGCCGAAGATATTCCCCTGTTAATCAACCACTTCATAAACAGGCTTAATGCACTGCAAGGCAAAAACATCGACGGCCTTTCCGAAGACTCTCTGCAAATACTCATGCGGCACCCCTACCCCGGCAATGTTCGTGAGCTTGAGAATATCCTTGAATTTGCCTTTATCCTTTGCCCGTCAGGCTTCATTCAAATTGAGCATCTACCCGAATATTTGCAACCGCAATTAAAAAGCTCTCTTTCTTCCGGTGATCAACCAATGACGCTGGAAGAAGTTAAATGCCTCGCCATCAGTCGCGCCCTTGAAAGAAATAACGGCAAAAAAATGGCCACCTGCAGAGAGCTTGGTATTTCCAAAGATACCCTGCGCAGATCTATCTCCCGCTGTGAAGAGATGGACGCATAA
- a CDS encoding NifB/NifX family molybdenum-iron cluster-binding protein, whose product MFQLIDNKICPAGLLSLPSKDPKDRTSATLTCGATFLICGAICGCTRNALEHAGIKVIPWVRGTVDEILEAYRLNLLENFIMPGCSGRLGKNGRCRQRQGKEINPKHRFKEKIK is encoded by the coding sequence ATGTTCCAGTTAATCGACAATAAAATTTGCCCCGCAGGTCTCCTATCCCTTCCCTCAAAAGACCCAAAGGACAGGACATCCGCCACTTTGACCTGCGGGGCAACATTTCTCATATGCGGCGCTATTTGCGGCTGCACACGAAACGCCCTGGAGCACGCCGGAATTAAAGTTATTCCATGGGTACGAGGAACAGTCGATGAAATCCTCGAGGCCTACAGGCTGAATCTACTTGAAAACTTTATCATGCCCGGTTGTTCGGGAAGATTAGGAAAAAACGGCAGATGCAGACAAAGACAAGGCAAAGAAATTAATCCCAAACATAGGTTCAAGGAGAAAATAAAATGA